From the genome of Halomonas sp. I5-271120, one region includes:
- the benB gene encoding benzoate 1,2-dioxygenase small subunit: MSISYHDIQAFLYREARLLDDRQWDAWLECYHQDAEFWMPAWDDDDQLTRDPQAEISLIYYPNREGLEDRVYRIKTERSGASTPEPRTTHQVTNLEVLKEHGDTVELRFNWHTLSHRYKKTDSYFGSAFYTLDVSGEAPLITRKVVQLNNDYIHQVIDVYHV; this comes from the coding sequence ATGAGCATCAGCTATCACGACATCCAGGCGTTCCTATACCGCGAAGCGCGCCTGCTCGACGACCGCCAGTGGGACGCTTGGCTCGAGTGCTACCACCAGGACGCCGAGTTCTGGATGCCGGCCTGGGATGATGACGATCAGTTGACCCGGGACCCGCAAGCCGAGATTTCACTAATCTATTACCCGAACCGAGAGGGGCTAGAGGACCGGGTCTATCGGATCAAGACCGAGCGTAGCGGGGCGAGCACTCCCGAGCCCCGCACTACCCATCAAGTCACCAATCTCGAGGTGCTCAAGGAGCATGGCGACACGGTGGAGTTGCGCTTCAACTGGCACACCTTGAGCCACCGCTACAAGAAGACCGACAGCTACTTCGGCAGTGCCTTCTACACCTTGGATGTGTCGGGGGAGGCGCCGCTGATCACCCGAAAAGTCGTGCAACTCAACAACGACTACATCCATCAGGTCATCGACGTTTATCACGTCTGA